Within Homo sapiens chromosome 2, GRCh38.p14 Primary Assembly, the genomic segment GCGGGAGGTGGAGGCACTCTCAGCTTGGGTAGTCCCACTGGCCTCCTGAGAATCTGGCCCCCTCTGGCCTATCTAGAAGTGCATGACCAAACGTCTTGCATCCTTTTTGTCACTCATCAACCAGAGGGACAGACCAGGCCCTGGGGTTTGAGTGTACTTTGAGAGCAGAGTGGGATGTCCCTGTGTTTCCCACCTGTTTGCAGAGACAGAATGGGAAAGGGTGAGTGTCCTAACTGCATGCCCAACTCATCTCCTGCACTCTGCATGCCGAGGTGCCCCCCGAATGCCAGGAAGGCatctgtggctgggcatggtggagccaCCTTGACAGAGCGCAGAGAGCCGTTTCCACTAACGCCTCCCGGTGCTGTCCTGGTCggcctgcgatgggggtcctggCTGAGCCCAAGCAAGGGGAGGGAGCTCAGGGCTGACCCCTCTGCCAGAGATCGGCTCTGTGCTTGGAATATGGAACCCAAAGACCTTAACACTGCCCTTCTCTCTGCCTTCACCACTCCAGGAGCCCGGTGGGCACCTACCACATCTCTAGTCTAGCCAGCACGCGAGTCCCGAGGGTGGGCCTGAATTCCTGAGCTTGCTCTCGCGTGCCTTTCAGGCGATGAGAATGATTTATTTGTTTGTGATGCATGTTTGCTGAAAGATTAATAAATCATTTCTGTGCCTTTAGCAAACTTCCTGTGTTGCTCTTAAAAAGGGATCATCCACCTTCCCGGACCACAAGGTTAAGGTAACCCCGCTAGGTAACCCTGATAGGCCTGCTGCGGGGCAGAccgacagagagagagagagtgagggcgAGGGTGAGGTAAGCAACGCCCCGGGAACCCCGGGGTCCCTGGCTCACATCTCCTCGCCAGCTCAGGCGCCTTCTGGGAAAATGAATCCTTGCATTTTTCTGTTCTCTAATATGgcttttgaggtcttaaatttGAGGAGCCGGAATCATGCCTTCCTCCTAATCTGCAGGGCCTCTTTGGAGCTGCCCCCGCCAGCAGTGAAGGGTGCTTGTCGGCCAGGGCGCCTCTCCCCGGGCGCCTGGCTGGAGGTGGCTGGAGCTGGGACGGGCAGGGCCCTGGCTGGGGTGGTGGTTGGCAGCTCAGCTCTCCTCCCTTGGCTGCCCTTGCTGAACCCACCCCTGACCTTTGTGGGCAGCTGCAGTGTCAGGCGGGAGCTCGGGGCTCTTGCTCCAAGACTCTTGAGCTCCCAGGAAGACCTGCCACACCGGCATCAGTGGCTGCTGCTGTGGCCACGTGAGGTGGGGCTGTGAGGGGAGGCGGCTGCTGTGGATGATGCCAGGACCCTGGGGGCAGAGCCTCTGAGAAGGTGGGCTCCCTGGCTGCACAGTGTCAGGCAGAAGCCCCTGGCTGCCTGCTGAAAGCCCCAAGGTCAGGGGCTGCCCAGCTCCCCGCGCTGCGGTCTGTGGTGGCCCCGTGCATGCACCGGGTGGCTGGCCCGCTGAGCTTCCCCGGCACCAGGTGCCCTGGACCTCGAGGTCCTGAGCCTGACCCAGGGCTGGTCTGACCGACTCTCTGCTTCTGGCTCCTGGGCACTTCTTCTCAGCTCAGGGCGTGCTCTGTCAAAACCCAAGTCCTTTCTTGGCTCTGTGTCAGGCGGGGTGTTCAGCAGGGGTCACCTGGCTCTTCTGTCTTTGCAGGGCCCCCTGCTGCGCTGGCTCAAGGTGAACTTCAGTGAAGCCTTCATTGCCTGGATCCACATCAAGGCCCTGAGAGTGTTTGTGGAGTCCGTGCTCAGGTGCGTGGCAGTGATGCCCCGGCTGGGACTGTCCTGAGGATGGGCAGGGTCTGGGGGAGCTATCGGGGCACCCCAGCTCCTGCCTTCTCTCCATCCTCCACCCGTCTCCTTTCTGAGACTGTGGCTGTTGGCAACACGCTCAATTCCGAGTCAAGTACACCCTCCCCTCAGCCCTGTGTCCCCTGCTGTCTGCTCCCTCCGTTCCTGCTACACTTGGGGCAAGTGTCACCTGGGTTCTCCCCAGCTGCCCTACCTGCATGCCCTTGTGGACCCTCTGGCTGGCTCCTGTCCCCACCCTCGTGAAGCCCGCAGGGCCCGAGTGGCTCCTGGAAGGCGCTCTCGGGCTGCCTCCGTCCTCAGCCTGGAAGCCGCACCCCTCAAGGCAGTCCAGagagaaaaccaaaaccacaccaacaacaacaaagcttattttgccttttttttttttatttgagatggagtttcactcttgtcgcccaggctagagtgcaatggcatgttcctggctcactgaaacctccacctctcaggttcaagagattctcctgtctcagcctccctagtagctgggatgacaggtgcccgccaccacgcccggctaatttttttatatttttagtagaggcggggtttcaccatgttggtcaggatggtcttgagctcctcctaacctcagatgatccgcccaccttggcctcccaaatgttgggattacaggcgcgagccaccatgcccggcctttgcctaataaaaaaaaaaatatatatatatatgtatgtatatatatatatatatgcccttGTCATGGActgtcgagaccagcctggccaacatggtgaaaccccacctctactaaaaatacaaaaattagccgggtgtggtggcatgggcctgtagtactggctacttgggaggctgaggtgggaggatcacttgagcctcggagccggaggttgcagtgagccgagatcgcgtcactgcactcgagcctgggcaacaagagaaactccggctatagaaaaaaaaaaaaaaaaaaaacttcactgtGGGAAACCTGGCAACTCTAGGTAAGCAGAGTGAGTAAAAATCtcctgtaattttaattttaacaccAGGAGAGAACACTGCCAGCGTCCCAGTGGGTGCCCTTTTAGGTgtaggttttgttgtttttttatgaATAGATACGTAATTCTTACAGATTTTTATGAAAGTGGAATCAGAGGAAACGCCTTCGAAGGCCGCTTTTCTGCCCTGTGTGGCTGCGTCCCGCGTCACGGAGCACTGCGCACCGCCTGCCGCTCTGACTCGCGGCCTCCTGGGCTCCTCCAGCCCCTGAGACCCTCTGTGTGACCTTCCGGACCCCTTCCCCGCCTGCACTGAGGAGCTCCTCATCCCTCCCTGCCGTCCCCCTGGCTGATGTCCCCTACTTTCCCTCGTTTTCCTGCCCATGTTCCCTGGTTTCCAGGTCCTGCCATCTGCCTGCCGTAGGCTTTACCTGGGTATCTGTCTCATCTCCCCTCCCGCACCCCTTCCTCTGCTTCCCTGTTTCTGCCAGTGGCCTCCTCATCCTTCCCCTTATCAGACCCCAAACTTCAGGGTCAGTTTAGACACCCCTGACAGGCCCGGTCCACTCCGCCTTTGCACTCTCTCTTTCACGGGTCTGGCCCCACCGGCCTGGCTGTTGCCATAAGCCTCCTCTCTGTTCTTGGCCTCCAATTCCCCTTCCATGTGGCTGTCAGTGTGTGGTCTGCCCAGATACAGATCTGACCTTGGTTCCTGGTTCTTCTGCCCTGCACATGCACCGCACCCACACCTGTACCCATGCGCACCTGTGCACGCCCATCTCAAAAGCCTGTACCGACACGGATGGCAGCATTGGGT encodes:
- the ATP6V1C2 gene encoding V-type proton ATPase subunit C 2 isoform X8, with amino-acid sequence MVVPRSTKLITEDKEGGLFTVTLFRKVIEDFKTKAKENKFTVREFYYDEKEIEREREEMARLLSDKKQQYQTSCVALKKGSSTFPDHKVKVTPLGNPDRPAAGQTDRERESEGEGEVSNAPGTPGSLAHISSPAQAPSGKMNPCIFLFSNMAFEVLNLRSRNHAFLLICRASLELPPPAVKGACRPGRLSPGAWLEVAGAGTGRALAGVVVGSSALLPWLPLLNPPLTFVGSCSVRRELGALAPRLLSSQEDLPHRHQWLLLWPREVGL
- the ATP6V1C2 gene encoding V-type proton ATPase subunit C 2 isoform X6; translation: MGHGQISCQAAARECGGHNSQGSPGAFAFPKQQLAQIEMDLKSRTAAYNTLKTNLENLEKKSMGNLFTRTLSDIVSKEDFVLDSEYLVTLLVIVPKPNYSQWQKTYESLSDMVVPRSTKLITEDKEGGLFTVTLFRKVIEDFKTKAKENKFTVREFYYDEKEIEREREEMARLLSDKKQQYQTSCVALKKGSSTFPDHKVKVTPLGNPDRPAAGQTDRERESEGEGEVSNAPGTPGSLAHISSPAQAPSGKMNPCIFLFSNMAFEVLNLRSRNHAFLLICRASLELPPPAVKGACRPGRLSPGAWLEVAGAGTGRALAGVVVGSSALLPWLPLLNPPLTFVGSCSVRRELGALAPRLLSSQEDLPHRHQWLLLWPREVGL